In the genome of Caballeronia sp. NK8, the window TTGACATCTTCTCTCCTTGACGCCGCGAGGACGAGGCGGCTAGACATCATTCTGGAGAGAACGCATCGGTCATGCTCTCGCGGATAGGTCGCGTTCTATCGCGCAAATGCCAAATTCATCAGTCCGCCACAGTCCTGAAAAACTCGCTGGGGCTTCGTCCAAGTGATTTGCGGAACATCGCGCTGAAGGCGCTCGGGCTGTCATATCCGAGCACCGAGGCGATCTCGGTGACCGAGCGATTCTCGGCCAGCATCTGGACCGCTGCCAGCAGGCGCGCCTGTTGACGCCAGCGCGTGAATGTCATGCCCGTCTGATCCGGAAAGAGCCGGATGATGGTCCGCTCGCTTGCCCCGACCACTTTGCTCCAGGACTCGACCGACGTTTCTTCTGCCGGGTTTGCGATGATCCAGCGGCATATGCGCGCGATGCGCTCGTCGGCCGGCATCGGCAAGTGCAAGGGTTCGACCTGTAACGGCTTGACCTCGCGATAGAGCAACTCAACGACGAGCCCGTCTCGTCCTTGCTCTTCGTAGTCGACGGGCATCGCGACGATGGACGCGATCAGTTCCCGCAGAAGCGGAGAAATGGATACGACACAACAGTTCGACGCGTCGAGCGGCGTGCGTTCCGGCGCAAAGTAGAGCGTGCGCATTTCGATCTTCCCGACGGCCTGCATGCAGTGCCGAACGCCCGGCGGAACCCATACGGCCCGTTGCGGCGGCACGACCCACGAGCCGCCGTCGGCAGTGACGAGGATCGATCCCGCGTAGGCGTAAATGAGCTGACCTCGGACGTGCGCATGGTAGTCGATGAAGAACCGGTCCGGCAGATCGCGAGCCATTCCTCCCACAGGCCGCGCGATCGCCTGATAATCCTCACGGTCCTCGCTCTTTCCGAACATGGCGTTTCCTCGTTGATCGTTGTCACTTGCACACGCGCCGGCCAAACCGGGTCGCGATACGGTTATAGGCGATCCACAAGGATCGCTCATTCAATCACCCATCTGTTTCCCGAGGTACAGCATGCCGGTTTACCGCTCATTCGATCAAGAGGCGCTCGACAATCAATACAACGTCCGCGCAGGCATCCCAGACCATCTCGAAGTGTTCGCAAGGTGGAAGACGCAAAGCAAGCGCTTCCGTGCGGACCATACGGTCCGCGAAGACATTCGCTATGGCAGCGACGAGCAGCAGGCGTACGACTTCTTTCCTGCCAGGACGAACGGGCGCCCCGTGCTGGTCTTCATTCATGGCGGATATTGGCAGTCGCTCGACAAGTCGGATTTCAGCACCGTCGCCCGGCCGTATCTGGATGCGGACATCAACGTTGCCGTGCTCAACTACCGGCTGGCGCCTTCCGTGCGCATGGCGGACATCGTGTCCGACAACATCGAGGCCATCGCGCATTTGTATCGCAACGCGGAGGAGCTGAGCTTCGATCGCAATGCGATCTTCGTATCCGGGAGTTCGGCGGGCGGCCATCTGACTGCCATTCTCGCTGGGACGGACTGGGACAGCCGCGGCCTGCCGCATGATGTGCTAAAGGGCGCCTGCGCGATCAGCGGTTTGTACGATCTCGAACCGATTCGTCTTTGTTACCTCAATAAGGTCGTCGGACTGGACGAAGCGGAGGCACGCGCGTATAGCCCGAAGCTTCACCTTCCCAAGCGGCCGTTGCCCTTCATCCTGACGGTCGGCGGCGACGAATCCGACGAGTTCCACCGGCTGCAGGCCGAGTATCAGACGCTGTTGAACAACCACGGGCTGGATGTGCGGATCGTCCGACAAGCCGACGGACATCATTTTGATGCGGTCGATCGTCTCGGAGAACCGAACGCGGCGCTGTCGAAGGCTGTTATCGAAATGATCGAATCGTGAGCGTCGCAAAGCATTCCACCGGCACGCGGCCGAACGATATGGCGCGTGGGCCGTCGGCCTGCACTGGCCGATTGGGATCTTTATCGTGGGTGGCTTTCTATCTGGATTGGATCATGATTCGACGGCACCAGCGTAACGCCCACGAAACTCCGGTACGTCGCGTGGCATGAGTGGATCGGCGTGGCCTGTGTTCGTGGTCGCGGTGGTGCGCCTAGTTTCGCGCGCGATGCATGCGACGCCTCCCGCGCCGGACATGCCTCGCTCGCAGGCGGGCGCCGCGCATCTGACTCGCTTCCTGCGGTTGCTCCGTGCGAGCAGCCGCCGACAGCTCGGTCACGTCCTTCTCACCGATTTGGGCGCGTCCTTCGGCGACGCGCTCAAGCCCCGTGATCATTCACAAGGTGGTCTCCTTGCCGCAGCCGCTCGGGACGAGCAAGGGTGACGAGCAACTCCAGCTCGATCGAGGAGCTCACGTCCGGCCTCTTGGCGTTGAGTCGATAGGCCGCGGCGATCACCCTTGCCGGAATGGCGAAGCTCAGCAAGGTACTCTGAGGGATCGGTACCACCAAATGCAGCATTAGGACAGACAGCGCTTCGATGGCGGCTCCAAGAAGTCCCTGACGAGCCGGGCACGACAAGGCGTATGCACCTCCGACCCGCTCTTATATGGTGGATATTGCCTAAATGACCGCAGGTCTTGGCGCAAACGCTCGCGTTATCGTCTTTTCAAAACCCACGGCCATCTCAGGCCTCGGTGTTGCTCTCTGTAATGCAGGCAGGTTGCGCCAGCGACGGGATGGCTTCGGAGGTAAAAGCGTTCGGGTTCGCCGTCGGCGCCCGTTAATCTTTTGGATCTCACTCCATGAAGCTCCGTGTCGGTTTCCAGTTGACCTATTCCTGCACTCAGGCTACGCCTGCGGTGCTTCTGCTCAATACGCATCCATCCATGTCGGACAAGGTCGTCGTCGCCGATCGCATCTCGTTCGACCCGCCGGTGGCCTTCACTCACTACTATGACGGCTTCGGGAATCTGTGCACCCGCATCGTGACCCCCTCTAAGGGGGCTTTGACGGTCGCCACGGAAGGCGTGCTGGAGGTGCCCGATACGCCAGAGACCTACCCCGTGGAAGACGGTCAGCTTCCGGTCGAGGAGCTTCCAGACGACTGTCTTCAATTCTTGCTCGGCAGTCGCTACTGCGAAACTGACCTGCTCTCGAGCGTCGCATGGGAACTATTCGGGGGCCTCCCGCAAGGACGCGCCCAAGTGCTCGCCATTTGCGATTACGTACACTCCCATATCAAGTTCGACTACAAGACCGCAAGGGCCACCCGCACAGCCTCTGAAGCCCACCGGGAAAGAATCGGCGTTTGCCGCGATTACGCGCAACTTGCGGTCGCACTGTGCCGTTCCATGAATATCCCGGCGCGATATTGCACTGGCTATATCAGCGATGTGAATCTGCCACCGCCTTACGCCGACCAGGACTTCTGCGCGTGGTTTGAAGCGTATCTCGGCGGAACATGGCAGACCTTCGATCCGCGGAACAACGCTCCACGCACCGGCCGGGTACTTATGGCGCGCGGCCGCGATGCCACGGATGTGCCTATCAGCATGACATTCGGAGATGCCGCACTGGTCGAATTCAAGGTGATCTGCGAGCCGTGCGTATGACTTTCACACCGATTCTCAGAACGCCCTCAAAAAGCTTTTTATGAAAGCGTTTCACTGTACCGATTGCGGGCATCTCATCTTCTTCGAGAACGTTCAATGCGAACGCTGCGGGTCGATGCTCGGCTTCATCCCGGAAACTGGCGAAATGAGCGCGTTCGTCAAACTGAAGGGCTTCGTCTGGGAAACAAAACCCGCCAGCGGCGACGGACGATATAAGCCGTGTTACAACTACTCGGTCGAGAAGGTTTGCAACTGGATGGTCCCAGAGAACTCGACGGATGCGTTTTGTCATTCCTGTCGCCTGACCGCAGTTATCCCGAATCTGAAGGCACCTCGCAGGCGATACTACTGGTCGAGGCTCGAAGCAGCCAAGCGTCGATTGTTGTACACGCTCGCCGTGCTGGGACTACGCGTCGACACGCGCAAGGAGCATCCTGATACAGGGCTCGAGTTCGAGTTTCTCGAGAGCCGGCGCGGCAAGAAAATACTGACCGGCCATCACAGCGGTTTGATCACGATGAACATCGCCGAGGCGGACGAGGTGCGCCGGGAGCGCTTGCGCATCGCGATGCGCGAACCCTACCGCACGTTGCTCGGCCATTTCAGACACGAGATCGGTCACTACTATTTCGACCGCCTTATCGTCGGCGCAAGGCGGACTGGCGCCTTCCGCTCATTGTTCGGAGACGATCGGACAGACTATTCCGACGCGCTTGCGCGACATTATCGCGACGGCCCGACAGCCGCCTGGGCGACGAACCACGTCAGCGCCTACGCGACGATGCATCCCTGGGAAGACTGGGCCGAAACCTGGGCGCACTACCTTCACATCGTTGATACGACAGGCACCGCGCGCGCGTGTGGAATCAATATCGCGCAGTTGAGTCGGAACGGGCCGACATTCGCCGCACAAGTTCTGCCTCATTCACCGAGCTTTGACTTGCTGATGAAGCAGTGGACGATGTTGACCTATGCAATGAATAGCCTAAATCGAAGCATGGGAATGCCCGACCCGTATCCGTTTACTCTCGCGCCCGGCGCGGTGAAAAAGTTGAGGTTCATCCATCGCCTGATTGAGGCGCAGGGTATCGAGCATGAGCATGATCGCGTCGAAGCGATTTCGCCCTAGGCAAGCCTAAAGGTAAGAAGATCTGGCATCGCAGAAACCCGATACCAAACCAGGCACGCCGCAGGGAACGCAAGGCGAGAGCGACCACAACAAGTTGCCGGGTTGAATCAGGTCATCAAGCTCCGGTTGCGTAACGCCGACAATGTTCGAGGTACCCCGCTTCATGGTTGCTCACCAATTGGACGATGCTGTTCCAAAGCCATAGCGGCGCGTCGATGGTCTTTGATCGATTGCGACCGAGGTCCGCTCGCCACTCTCGCTTCGTTGCGTCGTCCATCTGCCGCGCATGCGCCTTACCGACGACCGCCGCGAGATAGTGCGCGACGTGCATCGCGTCATCCTTGCCGAGTTGCTCGATCTCGAGCTTCATATCCTGCGGCAACAACTCGCGGATAACCACGCCGCGATCGAATAGGCGTGCTGCGCGCATTCGCTCACCGAGATACGGCGAGAGGTTCCGGGCACCTTCGAGGACGCGCAACGCGTTGTCGCGCGGCATCGCCACATCGTCATAACGGGGCGCCGCGGCCTTCACGCCTTCCTTGATGTCCATCAGACACAGGTCGTCGCCTTCCACGACGCCACCGTCGACATCGAGCAGGACCGCATAGCGCAGACGGCCGAGCGAACTGCAACCCTTCACCCAATACGCCGCATCCAGCACGACGACCTCGCCCGAGTCTTTGCGACCCTTCAGGCTGGTCGGCAGACTCGCAATGTCTTCGTCGGCGAGAAGCGCTTCGATCGCCTTTCGCTCGTCTCTGGCAAGAGGCCAGAATCGCTTTCCCAAGGGAATCGCCGGATGCAGATCGTCGATGCGCTCACGCGCGAGATGCTGCCACGACCGGCGCACGGCCTCCTTCATCGTTACGTGAACGGGTTCAGGACGTTTGATGTCGATGACTTCATCTGCGAACGCGGATTCGTATCCGACAGCCAACGCCTCGATCATTCGCACGACGTTCAGGCCGGACAATGACGACCCGCGCGCAGCCGTCGCGAGCGACAATCCCAGGCGGACGACGTCATGCACGGGATTGCCGATCACCGTCTGATCGAGGTCGCGAATCTGGATCTCGACTTTGCCTTTTGCATTGGCTATGGGCCCGAGATTGCCGGTGTGGCAGTCGCCGCAAATCCAGATCGCCGGGCCGTGAGGCAGCGATTCTCCGTTCGCCTCGATCACCCACTCATAAAATCGTTCGGTATTGCCTCTGACGTACGCGTGCGGCGAGCGCGCCATCTTGCAGCGGCGCAGCTCTGTCAGAAGGGCCTGCCGATCATCGGGCGTGGGCAGCCCCTTATTCGCTTTGCTGTTCTTGCTCATATCCGTTTGCCTTGGGTGGTCAGCAACCGGAGCAGGAGCCGTGCCGTTGTCTTCCAAACGGCTTACGCGGCCCAGAGTCATAGCGAGTCGGGCCTGTCATACGTAGCGCGGCGTCTCCACATGCGTCGGAAGGATGTGGCTCACGACCGCGAGTTGTGGCGCGGACGGCGCACCGCGCGTAAGCGGGCATCGAGCGCGCTGAACGCTTGCGGGCTGGTGCATTCGTTCATCAGATGCAGATCGGTGTAAAGAAGCACGTTGTGTTCGTCGATACCCGCTACGGTGTGCGAATGACGAGCTTCCGGTAAAGGGTCTGGTCTGACATGGCTTACTCGCTGAGAAAAGGCATCACGCGTTCGAGCAGCCGCTCCGGCGCTTCTTCGGGAATGTAGTGGCCGCAAGGCAACGCCTCGCCCTGCACGTTTGGCGCGTACGCCCGCCATTCGGCAATCGGATCGAAGCACTGTTCGATCACGCCCTGCGCGCCCCACAACGCCATGAACGGACAGCCGATGCGCTGCTCTGAAGCGAGCGTCGCGCGGTCGTGTTCGAGGTCGATGGTCACGCTCGCGCGATAGTCCTCGCAGATGCCGTGCGCCGTATCGGGATCGGAGAGACAACGCAGATATTCCGCGTAGGCCGCCGGCGTGAACGGCGCGAGGCCGGCACTGCGCGCGCCGATCGTCTGCTTGAGATAGAGATCGGGGTTCGCGCGGATCAGCGTCTCCGGAAACGGCGCCGGGCGCACCAGCATGAACCAGTGCCAGTAGGCGCGCGCGAAGGCGAACGAGGTCTGCTCGTACATCGCGAGCGTCGGTGCGACATCGAGCGTCACGAGGCGCGTCACCGCATCCGGATGATCGAGCGCCATGCGCGCCGCGACACGCCCGCCCCGATCGTGGCCGATCACCGCGAAGCTCTCATGGCCGAGGCCGCGCATCAGTTCGATCTGATCGAGCGCCATGCGGCGCTTCGCGTAGTTCGCGTGATCGGCGGCGCCCGCCGGCTTGCCGCTGTCGCCGTAGCCGCGCAAGTCCGCGGCGATCACCGTGAAATGTTCTGCCAGCGCTGGCGCGACCTTGTGCCATATCGCGTGCGTCTGCGGATGCCCGTGCAATAGCAAAAGCGCGGGCCCGCGCCCGCCCTGAATCGCGTGAATGCTTATGCCGTCGACAATCGTCGACACGTTCCTGAAGCCTTCGAACATGGTTGTCTCCTGATCGTGATTCGAGTCTAATTGATGAATCCTGCGATTGGGTTTCCTGAAAAGCATTCCGGAAGTAACTTCAGGGAACGAATCAGCGAGAGCATATGGAGCATGGAGATGGACGGCTTTTCTGACCTCAACCTGTTCGCGCTCGTGGCGCGACACCGGAATCTGGCCGCGGCCGCGCGCGAGCTCGGCGTGACGCCGCCCGCGGTCAGCAAGCGGCTCGCGCAACTTGAACGGCGCCTCGGCGTGCGCCTGATGAACCGCACGACGCGGCGTCTGAGTCTCACGCCGGAGGGCGAGCTATATCTGTCGAACGGCTCGCGCATTCTCGACGAGTTGTCGGAACTGGAGCATCTCGTCACGCAAAGCCGTGGCGAGCCGACCGGCCTGCTACGCGTGAACGCGTCGTTCGGGTTCGGGCGTGCACGCATCGCGCCAGCGGTGTCGGAATTCGTCGCGCGCTATCCCGCGATGAAAATCCTGCTGCATCTGACGGACCGGCCGGTGAGTCTTCAGGACGAGGGATTCGATATCGGCATCCGCTTCGGCGAGGTGCCGGATGCGCGCATCAACGCGCGGCTATTGCTGGAGAACAGGCGCCTCGTGTGCGCGTCGCCCGACTACGTGGCGCGGCACGGCAAGCCTTCGGTGCCGCACGATCTGACGCGGCATGCGTGCATCGTTTTGCGCGAGAACGAGTCGGCCTACGGCACATGGCATTTCGCGCGCGGCAAGCGCATGGAAACGGTCAAGGTCGATGGAGCGTTGTCCAGCAACGACGGCAGCATCGTGCTTCACTGGGCACTCGAAGGTCGCGGGATCGTCGTGCGATCGCAGTGGGAGATCGAGGGACATCTCGCGCGCGGCGAACTCGTGCCGTTGCTCGCGGACTGGGCATTGCCGGATGCCAATATCCACGCGATCTATCTGGAGCGCAATCAGCTTTCGGTCAAGCTCAGGACCTTTGTCGACTTTCTCGGCGAGTTTCTGCGCAGACCGAAGGGCACGGAATGGA includes:
- a CDS encoding helix-turn-helix domain-containing protein, which encodes MFGKSEDREDYQAIARPVGGMARDLPDRFFIDYHAHVRGQLIYAYAGSILVTADGGSWVVPPQRAVWVPPGVRHCMQAVGKIEMRTLYFAPERTPLDASNCCVVSISPLLRELIASIVAMPVDYEEQGRDGLVVELLYREVKPLQVEPLHLPMPADERIARICRWIIANPAEETSVESWSKVVGASERTIIRLFPDQTGMTFTRWRQQARLLAAVQMLAENRSVTEIASVLGYDSPSAFSAMFRKSLGRSPSEFFRTVAD
- a CDS encoding LysR family transcriptional regulator, whose product is MDGFSDLNLFALVARHRNLAAAARELGVTPPAVSKRLAQLERRLGVRLMNRTTRRLSLTPEGELYLSNGSRILDELSELEHLVTQSRGEPTGLLRVNASFGFGRARIAPAVSEFVARYPAMKILLHLTDRPVSLQDEGFDIGIRFGEVPDARINARLLLENRRLVCASPDYVARHGKPSVPHDLTRHACIVLRENESAYGTWHFARGKRMETVKVDGALSSNDGSIVLHWALEGRGIVVRSQWEIEGHLARGELVPLLADWALPDANIHAIYLERNQLSVKLRTFVDFLGEFLRRPKGTEWTGSR
- a CDS encoding putative zinc-binding metallopeptidase, with translation MKAFHCTDCGHLIFFENVQCERCGSMLGFIPETGEMSAFVKLKGFVWETKPASGDGRYKPCYNYSVEKVCNWMVPENSTDAFCHSCRLTAVIPNLKAPRRRYYWSRLEAAKRRLLYTLAVLGLRVDTRKEHPDTGLEFEFLESRRGKKILTGHHSGLITMNIAEADEVRRERLRIAMREPYRTLLGHFRHEIGHYYFDRLIVGARRTGAFRSLFGDDRTDYSDALARHYRDGPTAAWATNHVSAYATMHPWEDWAETWAHYLHIVDTTGTARACGINIAQLSRNGPTFAAQVLPHSPSFDLLMKQWTMLTYAMNSLNRSMGMPDPYPFTLAPGAVKKLRFIHRLIEAQGIEHEHDRVEAISP
- a CDS encoding alpha/beta hydrolase: MPVYRSFDQEALDNQYNVRAGIPDHLEVFARWKTQSKRFRADHTVREDIRYGSDEQQAYDFFPARTNGRPVLVFIHGGYWQSLDKSDFSTVARPYLDADINVAVLNYRLAPSVRMADIVSDNIEAIAHLYRNAEELSFDRNAIFVSGSSAGGHLTAILAGTDWDSRGLPHDVLKGACAISGLYDLEPIRLCYLNKVVGLDEAEARAYSPKLHLPKRPLPFILTVGGDESDEFHRLQAEYQTLLNNHGLDVRIVRQADGHHFDAVDRLGEPNAALSKAVIEMIES
- a CDS encoding DUF2252 family protein; this translates as MSKNSKANKGLPTPDDRQALLTELRRCKMARSPHAYVRGNTERFYEWVIEANGESLPHGPAIWICGDCHTGNLGPIANAKGKVEIQIRDLDQTVIGNPVHDVVRLGLSLATAARGSSLSGLNVVRMIEALAVGYESAFADEVIDIKRPEPVHVTMKEAVRRSWQHLARERIDDLHPAIPLGKRFWPLARDERKAIEALLADEDIASLPTSLKGRKDSGEVVVLDAAYWVKGCSSLGRLRYAVLLDVDGGVVEGDDLCLMDIKEGVKAAAPRYDDVAMPRDNALRVLEGARNLSPYLGERMRAARLFDRGVVIRELLPQDMKLEIEQLGKDDAMHVAHYLAAVVGKAHARQMDDATKREWRADLGRNRSKTIDAPLWLWNSIVQLVSNHEAGYLEHCRRYATGA
- a CDS encoding alpha/beta fold hydrolase, with the protein product MFEGFRNVSTIVDGISIHAIQGGRGPALLLLHGHPQTHAIWHKVAPALAEHFTVIAADLRGYGDSGKPAGAADHANYAKRRMALDQIELMRGLGHESFAVIGHDRGGRVAARMALDHPDAVTRLVTLDVAPTLAMYEQTSFAFARAYWHWFMLVRPAPFPETLIRANPDLYLKQTIGARSAGLAPFTPAAYAEYLRCLSDPDTAHGICEDYRASVTIDLEHDRATLASEQRIGCPFMALWGAQGVIEQCFDPIAEWRAYAPNVQGEALPCGHYIPEEAPERLLERVMPFLSE
- a CDS encoding transglutaminase family protein; this translates as MKLRVGFQLTYSCTQATPAVLLLNTHPSMSDKVVVADRISFDPPVAFTHYYDGFGNLCTRIVTPSKGALTVATEGVLEVPDTPETYPVEDGQLPVEELPDDCLQFLLGSRYCETDLLSSVAWELFGGLPQGRAQVLAICDYVHSHIKFDYKTARATRTASEAHRERIGVCRDYAQLAVALCRSMNIPARYCTGYISDVNLPPPYADQDFCAWFEAYLGGTWQTFDPRNNAPRTGRVLMARGRDATDVPISMTFGDAALVEFKVICEPCV